tttttgtgaTCAATGCTCAAACTCTGAATGTTGTTCTGCTGTTTTTGTTTTGCTTCAGAAATCAATTTTGTGATCAATGCTCATACTCTGAATGTTGTTCTATTTTGTTTTAAGGCTGTGCTTGGAAGAGGTGATTGATTTCTGAGTTTAGTTTGGTTTTTGTTTTAAGGCTGTGTGTTGTgttcaattttcattttgtagGAAATTCTGAGGTATATAAGACTTAAGAAGGAAGACTATTTATATGGTATTACTCTCTTGATTCTGGTCTGCTACAAGCTTgaacatagaattgaagagAGAAACCCTTTATTATTTCATCATTGGCCTATTTTTGGCATTGCATATCATTGTAGTTTGTTTATTCATAGAACTAGTAGTTGTTTATGATCCCCTTTTGAAGTAAAAAAATGCAGTAGAAGAGTGTTTAAAACCAGTTGCtttattcattgaatttttatagaagtgttttattttaaaacggtTGTTTCGGTTGTACCAATGAACCAGTAATTAAAACGGTTCAATGAGCGGTCCGATTTTCAAAACCTTGATTTCTTTCCACCTAGCACATTaggcattttggcgccaattctaattttagatatttcaGGCTCTGGAATCCGATGGAAGATCTTCGGAATCCAATGCTGAAGTTCTTCTCTGATCAAGAGCTTTGTTATGCTGAGATCGTCCCTAGTGCTCAGGTATATAGATTATTCTTTACATCATCCGTCTTCTTTTTTCTCCGATTCTGATGGCACCTTTTTCATCTTGATGATACATGCAATGACCATAGGTCCGAGCTAGAATTGAAGTTTCAGTGCTCAATTTTCTCAAGAATTTGAATGCATCAAACCCCGCCATCTCAGATTTGCCTCTGGTATACACTTACTTCCATAATCTGTCTCCATTTCCTTATTAATTTGCTAAATCTATTTCAACGAGTTGCTTAGTTGAACGTTGATACCATTGTTTGATTTTGTTGAGCTGAATGCATTCTAATCAATGGTTTGCAAACTGAAAGTTTCAGCAATTCCacttttaattgttatttaatCATGAAGCAAATAGGTTGCTAATCTCAGGTTATCAATCCTAATACGTGAACAGATTCAGAGAAAATTTTGCAACAGCCGAGTAAATCATAGCTTGATGACCGACCTATCATGTGTTTTCCTCTCCCATTCTGTTTCTTCGAGGTCCTTGATGAGGCCTAATGCAGCAAAGGCCTTCGTTAGaggtctttttttcttttcttcatattttgattttatgttttaacaatttcttttttcaattgagCTTACTATAACTCATTTTGCTCGCAGTGTGGAAGGTGATGGAGTTGTGCTATCAGATATTGCTTCAGGAAAAGCGTGTCACGCAGAGGGAGCTATACTACAAGCTTCTGTGCGATTCGCCACATCTGTTTCCTTCTCAGATAGATGTCAACAGGACAATCCAAGGTTTTATCACTCTCATTTTGCTTTGAGTTTCAGATCTCTTGGTGTTTTGAATGCAAATGAAATTATCGATCTGCATGCCATAGATGTCGTGGCATTGCTTAGGTGCAGCCGATACAGTCTCGGAATCATGGCATCTAGTCGAGGTTTAGTAGCCGGCCGCCTTACTTTTCAGGTTCCTCAACAGTTTCACTGACTCCTTACTTGTACAGGTCTCAACTGTTCAATTAAAATGCTACTGCAAATTTACGGATATCTAGTTTCCAATTTTTCCTGCATAGGAGCCGGGCAAAGAGGTTGTTGATTGCTCTGTATGCGGATCTTCTGCACATACAATTCCGGGAGATGTGAATTTGTTAGAAAACTTGATTCTAGATACTGATGCTAGATACATTATAATTGTGGAGAAGGTAGGTTTCTTGGTGGTAATGTAGGGTTACTTAGATTTCTTTAGTTTCATTGTCCAATTGCATTGTGCTACTTGAACAGGTTCCATTTATCCCCCCGTCCCCCCAAAGGTAGAAAGTTTGATTCAAGAATATCGTTCTGTTTAGCATGCAATATTTCAGCGGCTTGCTGAGGatcaattttttaatcaaattccaAGCATTCTTGTCACAGCTAAAGGTTATCCAGATATGGCAACGAGGTACTGTTATATGAAAGACTCAATCCATTTGTGTGATTACTTGTACCTAAAATTCTGAAGTTGAATGCAGAGTTCTTCTTCATCGAATCCATCGAACATTTCCTGACTTGCCAATTTTAGCTTTGGTGGATTGGTAAGACCCTGCAAAAAACCTCTCCTGAaatagagttttttttttttccctgtCAGAATAGACATTCTATTGGTTTGCACCCTTTTATTAATGTTGTTGATTTATTGTTGTTTATATCACCTTACCCAATCAACATTTAAATCTTTGAAGGAATCCTGCTGGATTAGCTATTTTGTGCACCTTCAAATTTGGAAGTGTTACAATGGGCCTAGAGGCATACAGATACggtaattaattttatgatcTCATTTTACCACAGAGAACAGGCTCCAGTATGTTTGGAGATGAAACTTATgcccaaaattaattttctttttcgtaCGATCTAGCGTGCAATGTGAAATGGTTAGGCTTACGGGGGCATGATCTAGAGATGTTGCCTGACGAATCTTTGGTTCCATTAAAGCCAAAGGATCTCCAAATTGCTCAAAGCTTGATGTCCTCCGGAATCTTACAGGTAAAGAAACCACCAAGAATTTCTGAAATATAGCACATATTACTTGATATATAGGTTGGTATCTTATATCTTATATCTCATATATTACATAACTAAGCAGGAGACTTCCTTGGACAAGAACTATATTGAATATAATCGTACACCAAACCTACACAGCCATTTTCCTTTTAAGAAGGTTAACTAGAGAATTTTCCAATTACAgaatgttctttttttttttatttttaacaggGGAATTACAGAGATGAGGTGGCCTTAATGGTCCAGAGTGGTAGGCGAGCTGAAATCGAGGCCCTATACTTTCATGGGTATGATTATTTGGGGAAGTACATAGCTAAAAAGATTGTTCAGTCCGATTATATATAATGACATAGATAGTAATTTCTTATGTATAAGCACTAAGCAGGGTACCAAGACCGTTGTAGTCGGATAATCAGCAAAAATTACAAGTTCAACTTTCCTAAATTTAATCCAATTCATGTTAGAGGACTGGTTTCATCCTAATGAGTGTAAGCTAACTTTTCAACCAAAGGCAGTAAGTAGAGCGAAATGAGGGTCGAACACACAACTCGGAGCTCAAGTGAAATACAGAAGACCTTGTCATCAAGTTGTGGGCTAAATTGCGATTAGAAGCTAATTACTTGTGTCCTaaaagagaaagtatagggCCGGCCAATTTGAACAACTTTTTAAAAGATAgggttttgaattttaaaaataggatTATGAATCAAGGTAGCGAAAATTAAGATTTTACATAGAatcgaaaaaataattaaaaatcgtAGAGCATAAAATCGTAAAATTG
This sequence is a window from Arachis duranensis cultivar V14167 chromosome 2, aradu.V14167.gnm2.J7QH, whole genome shotgun sequence. Protein-coding genes within it:
- the LOC107474826 gene encoding meiotic recombination protein SPO11-2 — encoded protein: MEDLRNPMLKFFSDQELCYAEIVPSAQVRARIEVSVLNFLKNLNASNPAISDLPLIQRKFCNSRVNHSLMTDLSCVFLSHSVSSRSLMRPNAAKAFVRVWKVMELCYQILLQEKRVTQRELYYKLLCDSPHLFPSQIDVNRTIQDVVALLRCSRYSLGIMASSRGLVAGRLTFQEPGKEVVDCSVCGSSAHTIPGDVNLLENLILDTDARYIIIVEKHAIFQRLAEDQFFNQIPSILVTAKGYPDMATRVLLHRIHRTFPDLPILALVDWNPAGLAILCTFKFGSVTMGLEAYRYACNVKWLGLRGHDLEMLPDESLVPLKPKDLQIAQSLMSSGILQGNYRDEVALMVQSGRRAEIEALYFHGYDYLGKYIAKKIVQSDYI